In one window of Megalopta genalis isolate 19385.01 chromosome 4, iyMegGena1_principal, whole genome shotgun sequence DNA:
- the LOC117225115 gene encoding transmembrane protein 45B, whose product MISMDSSLACIVLGFIFYGFGLKWCYDYAKYWVSLRRRDDSNTTKGLQLLKKCERLLYNHPIEGSLKLIATAVGLGGTITGEMPQTGTVSPKVVLATIYLFFAFSGLVDVLNFYFPHNVSEGLVKMALAQSFFIEGFFFFWSSMLVANLILAFIAWTTSVAVILEVVWPELKLLRAWTTIIHGSWIVHMIRVHPAIPILPEVVALIFSWHVAAASAVTLSIVVVTRSCAPRLMLEGPPEIPIYDFCQEPDQRM is encoded by the coding sequence ATGATTTCCATGGACAGTTCTTTGGCGTGCATTGTTCTTGGATTTATATTCTAtgggtttggcttgaaatggtGCTACGATTATGCCAAGTATTGGGTCTCTCTGAGACGCAGAGACGATTCGAACACCACAAAGGGATTACAGTTGCTAAAGAAATGTGAGAGATTATTGTACAACCATCCCATTGAGGGAAGTTTGAAGCTGATAGCAACTGCTGTCGGCTTAGGTGGCACAATAACAGGTGAAATGCCTCAAACTGGTACAGTTTCCCCAAAAGTTGTACTAGCTACGATCTATCTGTTCTTTGCATTCTCTGGTCTTGTCGATGTTCTGAACTTTTACTTCCCTCACAATGTGAGCGAAGGGTTGGTTAAGATGGCTCTGGCTCAGAGTTTCTTCATAGAAggatttttcttcttttggaGTAGCATGCTAGTTGCCAATTTAATATTGGCATTTATAGCGTGGACAACATCTGTGGCTGTTATATTGGAAGTTGTGTGGCCAGAATTGAAGCTCTTGAGAGCCTGGACCACGATTATTCATGGTAGCTGGATAGTCCACATGATACGTGTGCATCCTGCAATTCCAATACTGCCAGAAGTTGTTGCTCTGATATTCTCATGGCACGTGGCTGCTGCATCAGCAGTTACATTGTCTATAGTAGTGGTCACAAGAAGTTGTGCACCCAGACTGATGTTAGAGGGACCACCAGAGATACCCATTTACGATTTTTGCCAAGAACCGGATCAGAGAATGTGA
- the LOC117225107 gene encoding angiotensin-converting enzyme produces MRFAGRFVLAMTICSLIRGYFQKYLEGMNLNLGDALQFLREYDSEASTMCTRVMTAQWNFATNVSETNRRRMLEEQALKLKFDRISWKKAIGFAWSRIPDPLARRELKMIAVKGRNSLTDDKFNEVHSLIAEMKEVYARTRLCPYRTIGANCDLTLDHDVSTIMARSKDYDELLYYWHAWHEATGPQLKNKYMRYIQLANQAARLNGFENAGDQMKELFDDEHFQQSTADIMSAIMHLYKNLFTYVRTKLYERYGDKIRRDGPLPAHVLGNMWAQNWEDIFDVVQPFPASRRLDVSLDMMIQGFTPLRMFQIAEEFFTSLGMKPMPPEFWRFSMFEKPIDREVKCTSSAWDFCNRIDYRIKQCTRVTMDDLLSTHQEIARLQYFLQYRDQPLLFRNEAIPGFFEAVSDAIGLSVFTSQHLSRIGLHNNSTDDYGSSINFLMLMALRKVAYMPFAYIVDEWRWRVFRDGVADMTNNWWELRLQYQGIVPPVPRSERDFDPGSKYHVPADALYAKYFVGVVLQFQLYESLCEIAGHTGDLYTCDFYRSREAGRLLSDVLSMGSSRSWKDVLRQMTRGRTNRMDAGAMIRYFEPLNQWLKRQNEMEPVVGWITNREDTALFFHWYQNGARRISSGLLVSLILIVTQLSVF; encoded by the exons ATGAGGTTCGCGGGGAGATTTGTCCTCGCGATGACGATCTGTTCTCTGATCCGGGGATATTTCCAAAAGTATTTGGAG GGCATGAACCTGAACCTGGGCGACGCTCTTCAGTTTCTGAGGGAGTACGACAGCGAGGCTTCGACGATGTGCACGAGGGTGATGACGGCGCAGTGGAACTTCGCTACCAATGTCTCCGAAACGAATCGGAGACGAATG TTGGAGGAGCAGGCGTTGAAGTTGAAATTTGACAGGATATCCTGGAAGAAGGCGATCGGCTTCGCTTGGAGCCGAATTCCTGATCCCTTGGCCAGGAGAGAGCTCAAAATGATCGCTGTGAAAGGACGGAACTCTTTGACCGACGACAAGTTTAACGAG GTACACAGCCTGATTGCAGAAATGAAGGAGGTGTACGCCAGAACGAGACTGTGCCCTTACAGAACCATTGGGGCTAATTGTGACTTGACTTTGGACCACG ACGTTAGTACAATAATGGCGCGATCGAAGGACTACGACGAGTTGTTGTATTATTGGCACGCCTGGCACGAAGCAACTGGACCTCAGCTGAAgaacaaatacatgagatatatACAGCTTGCTAATCAAGCAGCTAGATTAAACG GATTCGAGAACGCAGGCGACCAAATGAAGGAACTCTTCGACGACGAGCACTTCCAGCAGAGCACGGCGGACATAATGTCAGCCATAATGCATCTCTACAAGAATCTGTTCACCTATGTCAGAACAAAATTGTACGAAAGATACGGCGACAAGATAAGAAGAGACGGCCCACTTCCGGCGCACGTTTTGGGAAACATGTGGGCTCAAAATTGGGAGGACATTTTCGACGTTGTTCAGCCATTTCCAGCGAGCAGAAGGCTCGACGTGTCTTTGGACATGATGATTCAAGGCTTCACACCGTTGAG GATGTTCCAAATAGCAGAGGAGTTCTTCACTTCTTTGGGGATGAAACCCATGCCGCCTGAGTTTTGGAGGTTCTCCATGTTCGAGAAACCCATAGACAGGGAAGTGAAGTGCACCTCTAGTGCGTGGGATTTTTGCAACAGGATAGACTACag GATAAAACAATGCACGAGGGTCACTATGGATGATCTTCTATCGACTCATCAGGAGATTGCTCGTTTGCAGTACTTCTTGCAGTATAGGGACCAGCCATTATTGTTCCGAAATGAAGCGATTCCAG GGTTCTTCGAGGCAGTCAGCGACGCCATCGGCCTCTCCGTCTTCACTTCCCAGCATTTAAGCAGAATTGGACTTCACAATAACTCGACCGACGATTACGGCAGCAGTATCAACTTCCTGATGCTAATGGCCCTTCGTAAAGTTGCCTACATGCCATTCGCATACATCGTCGACGAG TGGAGGTGGCGTGTATTTCGCGACGGCGTCGCCGATATGACGAATAATTGGTGGGAATTAAGATTGCAATACCAAGGAATTGTACCACCAGTGCCAAGATCGGAAAGAGACTTTGATCCTGGCTCAAAGTACCATGTTCCTGCGGACGCACTTTACGCCAA ATACTTCGTTGGTGTAGTACTGCAATTCCAGCTGTACGAATCACTGTGCGAAATCGCAGGTCACACCGGTGATTTGTACACCTGTGACTTTTATAGATCCCGAGAGGCAGGCAGACTCCTATC CGATGTATTGTCAATGGGTTCCTCAAGGTCGTGGAAAGACGTTCTAAGGCAGATGACAAGAGGCAGAACAAATAGAATGGACGCAGGAGCTATGATAAGGTACTTCGAACCCCTAAATCAATGGCTGAAAAGACAGAATGAAATGGAACCCGTGGTCGGATGGATCACGAATCGCGAAGACACAG CACTGTTTTTTCACTGGTACCAAAATGGCGCTCGGAGGATCAGCTCCGGCTTACTTGTTTCACTGATTTTAATCGTGACACAGCTTTCAGTATTTTAG
- the LOC117225331 gene encoding cilia- and flagella-associated protein 263-like isoform X2, producing the protein MNYEELMQMQDDLLQQIWMITLENDVYERYLTRIDPQIMRSITQMLERTKYTRRITRMMSMRASRMSFRDSVVTIPDALRRKTISSRASTPSMISVLSETRTPITSVFPTWKPTDSTKVPIAHRIVMANKEVDQMTKNLNELKITVEKRTTIMRAEMEELEIRMSEVQEAKEEFEENVVVGGVDPITGKIPAERVVRFIEEWLKSANTIIERLRLRSATHRMLIKKTRHQLAQREQLGEALRAVDFQQLNIQNKDYVRMIEEKSVYVLDMKRIAGHYHLKLTQRKQKLRDLQQTLNGLKKEMLQRDNQIRELRVEYKQVQQDVAKVDKDRNNLITYVDNHSVPDILEFVKVYAEVEQLQKKYKRLERRKYVERIIFQTSLKQIHGKGSSLGPKESIRRISDTVYPIAPFWA; encoded by the exons ATGAATTACGAAGAGTTGATGCAGATGCAGGACGATCTTCTGCAGCAGATTTGGATGATTACTTTGGAGAACGACGTGTACGAACGATACCTGACGCGAATTGATCCCCAAATCATGAGAT CCATAACGCAAATGCTGGAAAGGACGAAATACACAAGAAGGATAACCCGTATGATGTCGATGCGAGCATCCCGCATGAGTTTCCGGGACAGCGTGGTAACTATACCGGATGCGCTAAGACGTAAGACAATCAGCAGCCGTGCGAGCACACCCAGCATGATCAGCGTGTTATCCGAAACTAGAACTCCGATTACCAGTGTGTTTCCCACGTGGAAACCGACTGACAGTACGAA GGTGCCAATAGCGCATCGCATAGTGATGGCGAACAAAGAGGTGGATCAAATGACAAAGAATCTGAACGAATTGAAGATCACGGTGGAGAAGAGGACAACGATCATGCGAGCAGAGATGGAGGAATTGGAGATTCGCATGAGCGAGGTGCAGGAGGCGAAGGAGGAGTTCGAGGAGAACGTGGTGGTCGGAGGCGTGGACCCCATCACCGGGAAGATCCCAGCCGAGAGAGTCGTGAG ATTCATCGAAGAATGGCTGAAATCGGCGAACACGATAATAGAGCGGCTGAGGCTTAGGAGCGCGACTCATAGGATGCTGATCAAGAAGACTAGACACCAGCTGGCCCAGAGGGAGCAGCTCGGGGAGGCGTTACGCGCCGTCGACTTTCAACAATTGAATATCCAGAACAAGGATTACGTAAGGATGATCGAGGAGAAGTCGGTGTACGTGCTGGACATGAAGAGGATTGCAG GACATTATCACCTGAAGCTGACGCAGCGCAAGCAGAAGTTGAGAGACCTGCAGCAGACTTTGAATGGCTTGAAGAAGGAAATGTTGCAAAGGGATAACCAGATTCGCGAGCTGCGCGTCGAGTACAAACAGGTGCAGCAGGACGTGGCTAAAGTGGACAAGGATCGGAACAATCTGATCACCTACGTTGATAATCATTCC GTGCCAGATATTTTAGAGTTCGTGAAGGTGTACGCTGAAGTGGAGCAGCTGCAGAAGAAATACAAACGATTAGAAAGGCGTAAATACGTCGAAAGAATAATATTCCAGACATCTCTTAAACAGATCCATGGCAAAGGAAGCAGTCTTGGCCCGAAAGAAAG TATTAGGAGGATCTCCGACACGGTGTACCCGATCGCTCCGTTCTGGGCATAA
- the LOC117225331 gene encoding cilia- and flagella-associated protein 263-like isoform X1 has translation MNYEELMQMQDDLLQQIWMITLENDVYERYLTRIDPQIMRSITQMLERTKYTRRITRMMSMRASRMSFRDSVVTIPDALRRKTISSRASTPSMISVLSETRTPITSVFPTWKPTDSTKVPIAHRIVMANKEVDQMTKNLNELKITVEKRTTIMRAEMEELEIRMSEVQEAKEEFEENVVVGGVDPITGKIPAERVVRFIEEWLKSANTIIERLRLRSATHRMLIKKTRHQLAQREQLGEALRAVDFQQLNIQNKDYVRMIEEKSVYVLDMKRIAGHYHLKLTQRKQKLRDLQQTLNGLKKEMLQRDNQIRELRVEYKQVQQDVAKVDKDRNNLITYVDNHSVSHRGFNLFIKIAVGFLRNFLISVTASFVNQPVLLHTIWEVWNYSRFNLIDPQLRNNNGQFGKRRYDYSNFAARFYSC, from the exons ATGAATTACGAAGAGTTGATGCAGATGCAGGACGATCTTCTGCAGCAGATTTGGATGATTACTTTGGAGAACGACGTGTACGAACGATACCTGACGCGAATTGATCCCCAAATCATGAGAT CCATAACGCAAATGCTGGAAAGGACGAAATACACAAGAAGGATAACCCGTATGATGTCGATGCGAGCATCCCGCATGAGTTTCCGGGACAGCGTGGTAACTATACCGGATGCGCTAAGACGTAAGACAATCAGCAGCCGTGCGAGCACACCCAGCATGATCAGCGTGTTATCCGAAACTAGAACTCCGATTACCAGTGTGTTTCCCACGTGGAAACCGACTGACAGTACGAA GGTGCCAATAGCGCATCGCATAGTGATGGCGAACAAAGAGGTGGATCAAATGACAAAGAATCTGAACGAATTGAAGATCACGGTGGAGAAGAGGACAACGATCATGCGAGCAGAGATGGAGGAATTGGAGATTCGCATGAGCGAGGTGCAGGAGGCGAAGGAGGAGTTCGAGGAGAACGTGGTGGTCGGAGGCGTGGACCCCATCACCGGGAAGATCCCAGCCGAGAGAGTCGTGAG ATTCATCGAAGAATGGCTGAAATCGGCGAACACGATAATAGAGCGGCTGAGGCTTAGGAGCGCGACTCATAGGATGCTGATCAAGAAGACTAGACACCAGCTGGCCCAGAGGGAGCAGCTCGGGGAGGCGTTACGCGCCGTCGACTTTCAACAATTGAATATCCAGAACAAGGATTACGTAAGGATGATCGAGGAGAAGTCGGTGTACGTGCTGGACATGAAGAGGATTGCAG GACATTATCACCTGAAGCTGACGCAGCGCAAGCAGAAGTTGAGAGACCTGCAGCAGACTTTGAATGGCTTGAAGAAGGAAATGTTGCAAAGGGATAACCAGATTCGCGAGCTGCGCGTCGAGTACAAACAGGTGCAGCAGGACGTGGCTAAAGTGGACAAGGATCGGAACAATCTGATCACCTACGTTGATAATCATTCCGTGAGTCATCGCGGATTCAATCTGTTTATTAAAATCGCCGTAGGTTTCTTAAGAAACTTTCTAATTAGCGTAACTGCTTCATTCGTGAATCAACCGGTTCTGTTGCATACGATCTGGGAAGTTTGGAATTACAGTAGATTCAACCTAATCGATCCTCAGCTTCGAAACaacaatggacaattcgggaagaggaggtacgattattcgaactttgcggctcgtttttatagttgttga
- the LOC117225331 gene encoding cilia- and flagella-associated protein 263-like isoform X4 translates to MNYEELMQMQDDLLQQIWMITLENDVYERYLTRIDPQIMRSITQMLERTKYTRRITRMMSMRASRMSFRDSVVTIPDALRRKTISSRASTPSMISVLSETRTPITSVFPTWKPTDSTKVPIAHRIVMANKEVDQMTKNLNELKITVEKRTTIMRAEMEELEIRMSEVQEAKEEFEENVVVGGVDPITGKIPAERVVRFIEEWLKSANTIIERLRLRSATHRMLIKKTRHQLAQREQLGEALRAVDFQQLNIQNKDYVRMIEEKSVYVLDMKRIAGHYHLKLTQRKQKLRDLQQTLNGLKKEMLQRDNQIRELRVEYKQVQQDVAKVDKDRNNLITYVDNHSFGITVDST, encoded by the exons ATGAATTACGAAGAGTTGATGCAGATGCAGGACGATCTTCTGCAGCAGATTTGGATGATTACTTTGGAGAACGACGTGTACGAACGATACCTGACGCGAATTGATCCCCAAATCATGAGAT CCATAACGCAAATGCTGGAAAGGACGAAATACACAAGAAGGATAACCCGTATGATGTCGATGCGAGCATCCCGCATGAGTTTCCGGGACAGCGTGGTAACTATACCGGATGCGCTAAGACGTAAGACAATCAGCAGCCGTGCGAGCACACCCAGCATGATCAGCGTGTTATCCGAAACTAGAACTCCGATTACCAGTGTGTTTCCCACGTGGAAACCGACTGACAGTACGAA GGTGCCAATAGCGCATCGCATAGTGATGGCGAACAAAGAGGTGGATCAAATGACAAAGAATCTGAACGAATTGAAGATCACGGTGGAGAAGAGGACAACGATCATGCGAGCAGAGATGGAGGAATTGGAGATTCGCATGAGCGAGGTGCAGGAGGCGAAGGAGGAGTTCGAGGAGAACGTGGTGGTCGGAGGCGTGGACCCCATCACCGGGAAGATCCCAGCCGAGAGAGTCGTGAG ATTCATCGAAGAATGGCTGAAATCGGCGAACACGATAATAGAGCGGCTGAGGCTTAGGAGCGCGACTCATAGGATGCTGATCAAGAAGACTAGACACCAGCTGGCCCAGAGGGAGCAGCTCGGGGAGGCGTTACGCGCCGTCGACTTTCAACAATTGAATATCCAGAACAAGGATTACGTAAGGATGATCGAGGAGAAGTCGGTGTACGTGCTGGACATGAAGAGGATTGCAG GACATTATCACCTGAAGCTGACGCAGCGCAAGCAGAAGTTGAGAGACCTGCAGCAGACTTTGAATGGCTTGAAGAAGGAAATGTTGCAAAGGGATAACCAGATTCGCGAGCTGCGCGTCGAGTACAAACAGGTGCAGCAGGACGTGGCTAAAGTGGACAAGGATCGGAACAATCTGATCACCTACGTTGATAATCATTCC TTTGGAATTACAGTAGATTCAACCTAA
- the LOC117225331 gene encoding cilia- and flagella-associated protein 263-like isoform X5, which translates to MNYEELMQMQDDLLQQIWMITLENDVYERYLTRIDPQIMRSITQMLERTKYTRRITRMMSMRASRMSFRDSVVTIPDALRRKTISSRASTPSMISVLSETRTPITSVFPTWKPTDSTKVPIAHRIVMANKEVDQMTKNLNELKITVEKRTTIMRAEMEELEIRMSEVQEAKEEFEENVVVGGVDPITGKIPAERVVRFIEEWLKSANTIIERLRLRSATHRMLIKKTRHQLAQREQLGEALRAVDFQQLNIQNKDYVRMIEEKSVYVLDMKRIAGHYHLKLTQRKQKLRDLQQTLNGLKKEMLQRDNQIRELRVEYKQVQQDVAKVDKDRNNLITYVDNHS; encoded by the exons ATGAATTACGAAGAGTTGATGCAGATGCAGGACGATCTTCTGCAGCAGATTTGGATGATTACTTTGGAGAACGACGTGTACGAACGATACCTGACGCGAATTGATCCCCAAATCATGAGAT CCATAACGCAAATGCTGGAAAGGACGAAATACACAAGAAGGATAACCCGTATGATGTCGATGCGAGCATCCCGCATGAGTTTCCGGGACAGCGTGGTAACTATACCGGATGCGCTAAGACGTAAGACAATCAGCAGCCGTGCGAGCACACCCAGCATGATCAGCGTGTTATCCGAAACTAGAACTCCGATTACCAGTGTGTTTCCCACGTGGAAACCGACTGACAGTACGAA GGTGCCAATAGCGCATCGCATAGTGATGGCGAACAAAGAGGTGGATCAAATGACAAAGAATCTGAACGAATTGAAGATCACGGTGGAGAAGAGGACAACGATCATGCGAGCAGAGATGGAGGAATTGGAGATTCGCATGAGCGAGGTGCAGGAGGCGAAGGAGGAGTTCGAGGAGAACGTGGTGGTCGGAGGCGTGGACCCCATCACCGGGAAGATCCCAGCCGAGAGAGTCGTGAG ATTCATCGAAGAATGGCTGAAATCGGCGAACACGATAATAGAGCGGCTGAGGCTTAGGAGCGCGACTCATAGGATGCTGATCAAGAAGACTAGACACCAGCTGGCCCAGAGGGAGCAGCTCGGGGAGGCGTTACGCGCCGTCGACTTTCAACAATTGAATATCCAGAACAAGGATTACGTAAGGATGATCGAGGAGAAGTCGGTGTACGTGCTGGACATGAAGAGGATTGCAG GACATTATCACCTGAAGCTGACGCAGCGCAAGCAGAAGTTGAGAGACCTGCAGCAGACTTTGAATGGCTTGAAGAAGGAAATGTTGCAAAGGGATAACCAGATTCGCGAGCTGCGCGTCGAGTACAAACAGGTGCAGCAGGACGTGGCTAAAGTGGACAAGGATCGGAACAATCTGATCACCTACGTTGATAATCATTCC TAG
- the LOC117225331 gene encoding cilia- and flagella-associated protein 263-like isoform X3 — protein sequence MNYEELMQMQDDLLQQIWMITLENDVYERYLTRIDPQIMRSITQMLERTKYTRRITRMMSMRASRMSFRDSVVTIPDALRRKTISSRASTPSMISVLSETRTPITSVFPTWKPTDSTKVPIAHRIVMANKEVDQMTKNLNELKITVEKRTTIMRAEMEELEIRMSEVQEAKEEFEENVVVGGVDPITGKIPAERVVRFIEEWLKSANTIIERLRLRSATHRMLIKKTRHQLAQREQLGEALRAVDFQQLNIQNKDYVRMIEEKSVYVLDMKRIAGHYHLKLTQRKQKLRDLQQTLNGLKKEMLQRDNQIRELRVEYKQVQQDVAKVDKDRNNLITYVDNHSRNCFIRESTGSVAYDLGSLELQ from the exons ATGAATTACGAAGAGTTGATGCAGATGCAGGACGATCTTCTGCAGCAGATTTGGATGATTACTTTGGAGAACGACGTGTACGAACGATACCTGACGCGAATTGATCCCCAAATCATGAGAT CCATAACGCAAATGCTGGAAAGGACGAAATACACAAGAAGGATAACCCGTATGATGTCGATGCGAGCATCCCGCATGAGTTTCCGGGACAGCGTGGTAACTATACCGGATGCGCTAAGACGTAAGACAATCAGCAGCCGTGCGAGCACACCCAGCATGATCAGCGTGTTATCCGAAACTAGAACTCCGATTACCAGTGTGTTTCCCACGTGGAAACCGACTGACAGTACGAA GGTGCCAATAGCGCATCGCATAGTGATGGCGAACAAAGAGGTGGATCAAATGACAAAGAATCTGAACGAATTGAAGATCACGGTGGAGAAGAGGACAACGATCATGCGAGCAGAGATGGAGGAATTGGAGATTCGCATGAGCGAGGTGCAGGAGGCGAAGGAGGAGTTCGAGGAGAACGTGGTGGTCGGAGGCGTGGACCCCATCACCGGGAAGATCCCAGCCGAGAGAGTCGTGAG ATTCATCGAAGAATGGCTGAAATCGGCGAACACGATAATAGAGCGGCTGAGGCTTAGGAGCGCGACTCATAGGATGCTGATCAAGAAGACTAGACACCAGCTGGCCCAGAGGGAGCAGCTCGGGGAGGCGTTACGCGCCGTCGACTTTCAACAATTGAATATCCAGAACAAGGATTACGTAAGGATGATCGAGGAGAAGTCGGTGTACGTGCTGGACATGAAGAGGATTGCAG GACATTATCACCTGAAGCTGACGCAGCGCAAGCAGAAGTTGAGAGACCTGCAGCAGACTTTGAATGGCTTGAAGAAGGAAATGTTGCAAAGGGATAACCAGATTCGCGAGCTGCGCGTCGAGTACAAACAGGTGCAGCAGGACGTGGCTAAAGTGGACAAGGATCGGAACAATCTGATCACCTACGTTGATAATCATTCC CGTAACTGCTTCATTCGTGAATCAACCGGTTCTGTTGCATACGATCTGGGAAGTTTGGAATTACAGTAG
- the LOC117225338 gene encoding fas apoptotic inhibitory molecule 1: MAGILLRSLHHLESLEVPTAKWNVPLSDGNHVIEFEHGTATGRRVIRVDGKELVHREWMFELVGDEVFMFSDNKFVIRVDPIPGLRYSYTLWVNGKSYRNFVQAQSKILETWLANIGNEEYRIVLDKQTQNVWVNGEQIETENDFTDDGAEILFAIGEIPASIRTQSSGKKEIGLTYTLYVNDVEIGKETIMGDSDDS, encoded by the exons ATGGCTGGTATTCTGTTGAG GAGTCTGCACCATTTGGAATCACTGGAAGTGCCGACAGCCAAGTGGAACGTTCCCCTAAGCGACGGCAATCATGTGATAGAATTCGAGCATGGCACAGCGACAGGTCGCCGAGTGATACGAGTGGATGGCAAAGAGTTGGTGCACAGAGAATGGATGTTTGAACTCGTCGGCGACGAGGTGTTCATGTTCAGCGACAATAAATTTGTTATTAGAGTCGACCCGATTCCAG GCTTGAGATATTCTTACACTCTGTGGGTGAACGGGAAGAGCTACAGGAACTTTGTTCAAGCACAGTCGAAGATTTTGGAGACCTGGTTGGCTAATATTGGCAACGAGGAGTACAGAATTGTCTtag ACAAACAGACGCAGAATGTCTGGGTGAACGGCGAACAGATCGAGACTGAG AATGATTTCACCGACGACGGCGCGGAAATACTTTTCGCGATAGGGGAAATTCCAGCCTCGATTCGAACACAGAGCTCGGGCAAAAAGGAAATCGGACTAACGTACACTTTGTACGTGAACGACGTGGAAATCGGTAAAGAAACTATAATGGGAGACTCCGACGATTCGTAA
- the Faa gene encoding fumarylacetoacetate hydrolase, whose amino-acid sequence MKSFVEYSADCDFPIENLPYGVFSTANNPQKRIGVAIGNQILDLSAISQLFDGPLLKSRQDVFRQDCLNDFMGLGRPSWLEARAKLQDLLSASNETLQEPNTRSKAFVLQREATMHLPAKIGDYTDFYSSIHHATNVGIMFRGKETALMPNWRHLPVGYHGRASSVVVSGTPIKRPRGQTLPVEGADPAFGPSRLMDFELEVAFFVGGPATNLGDAISASETYDHIFGMVTMNDWSARDIQKWEYVPLGPFGAKNFGTTISPWVITMEALEPFKVPNVTQEPKPFPYLQHRRSCNFDIKLEVDIKTPSGSVSTVCRSNYKYQYWTPQQQLAHHTVTGCNINPGDLMASGTISGESPDSYGSMLELCWKGTRPVPLKDGTSRKFLQDGDEVIIRGYCVGDGYRIGFGPCSGKLLPATTE is encoded by the exons ATGAAGTCGTTCGTCGAGTATTCTGCAGATTGCGATTTCCCCATTGAGAACCTTCCGTACGGTGTCTTTTCGACGGCGAATAAC CCGCAAAAGAGAATAGGCGTAGCGATTGGCAACCAGATATTGGATTTATCAGCAATCTCGCAGCTTTTCGACGGGCCATTGTTAAAAAGCAGACAGGATGTCTTCCGCCAGGATTGCCTCAACGACTTCATGGGTCTGGGAAGGCCCAGCTGGTTGGAGGCCAGAGCCAAGCTTCAGGACTTATTGTCAGCCAGTAACGAGACCCTGCAGGAACCGAACACTCGTTCGAA AGCCTTCGTTCTTCAAAGAGAGGCGACCATGCATCTGCCAGCGAAAATCGGCGACTACACCGATTTCTACTCTTCGATCCATCATGCCACCAACGTGGGGATCATGTTCCGAGGGAAAGAAACCGCTCTGATGCCAAATTG GAGGCATCTACCTGTCGGTTACCATGGGAGGGCTAGCTCGGTTGTTGTCTCCGGGACACCCATAAAACGACCACGTGGCCAGACGCTTCCGGTGGAAGGCGCTGACCCAGCCTTTGGACCCTCCAGGTTGATGGATTTCGAACTAGAAGTCGCTTTCTTCGTTGGGGGACCAGCTACCAACTTGGGAGACGCTATCTCAGCGTCAGAAACTTATGATCATATTTTTGGGATGGTCACCATGAACGATTGGAGCG CGAGGGATATACAGAAATGGGAATATGTTCCTCTGGGCCCTTTCGGAGCTAAGAATTTCGGTACCACCATATCCCCATGGGTCATCACCATGGAAGCCCTGGAGCCGTTCAAAGTGCCTAATGTTACACAAGAACCGAAACCGTTTCCGTATCTGCAGCATCGTCGATCCTGCAACTTTGACATAAAGCTGGAGGTTGATATCAAAA CGCCGAGCGGTTCCGTTAGCACGGTCTGTCGCAGCAACTACAAATACCAATACTGGACACCGCAGCAGCAATTAGCTCACCATACCGTAACCGGATGCAATATCAATCCAGGTGACTTAATGGCTTCCGGTACGATAAGTGGCGAG TCGCCGGATTCCTATGGTTCCATGCTCGAGCTATGTTGGAAAGGTACACGACCCGTACCGTTAAAAGACGGAACCAGCCGGAAGTTCCTGCAAGATGGCGACGAGGTGATCATACGAG GTTACTGTGTCGGCGACGGCTATAGAATTGGATTCGGGCCGTGTTCCGGGAAATTGTTGCCAGCTACCACTGAATAA